The Streptomyces camelliae genome window below encodes:
- a CDS encoding peptide deformylase: protein MAPSPDHAPLAERVEELLAAGGPLPIVAAGQPVLRRGTEPYDGQLGPALLARFIEALRDTMHAAPGVGLAAPQVGVPLRIAVMEDPAPVPEEIAVTRGRVPQPFRVLVNPVYEPVGSARAAFFEGCLSVPGWQAVVARHTEVRLRGQDERGRELDEVVTGWPARIVQHETDHLDGMLYLDRAELRSLSTNEAVAALWAQPTPETAAAALGFELP from the coding sequence ATGGCACCCTCCCCTGATCACGCGCCGCTCGCCGAGCGGGTCGAGGAACTCCTCGCCGCCGGCGGCCCCTTGCCCATCGTCGCCGCCGGACAGCCCGTGCTGCGGCGCGGCACCGAGCCGTACGACGGCCAGCTCGGCCCCGCCCTGCTGGCCCGCTTCATCGAGGCCCTGCGCGACACCATGCACGCCGCGCCCGGCGTGGGCCTCGCCGCGCCGCAGGTCGGCGTGCCCCTGCGGATCGCGGTCATGGAGGACCCGGCGCCGGTGCCCGAGGAGATCGCCGTGACCCGGGGCCGGGTGCCCCAGCCGTTCCGGGTCCTGGTCAACCCGGTGTACGAGCCCGTCGGCAGCGCGCGTGCCGCGTTCTTCGAGGGCTGCCTGAGCGTGCCGGGCTGGCAGGCGGTGGTGGCCCGGCACACGGAGGTACGGCTGCGCGGCCAGGACGAGCGGGGCCGCGAGCTGGACGAGGTGGTCACCGGGTGGCCCGCCCGTATCGTCCAGCACGAGACGGACCACCTCGACGGCATGCTCTACCTGGACCGCGCCGAACTGAGGTCGCTGTCCACCAACGAGGCCGTGGCGGCGCTGTGGGCCCAGCCGACGCCGGAGACGGCGGCCGCGGCCCTCGGCTTCGAGCTGCCGTAA
- a CDS encoding LacI family DNA-binding transcriptional regulator, with the protein MRSVMVQIPNTPTSADVARLAGVSRATVSYVLNNTSAVRISEPTRRRVHEAARELGYVPHAAARSLRAGHSRMVLMPAPAVPVGPLYSRFLDELQQALGHLDYTVVQYGTVGLHGDEAARAWAELRPVAVLVPGAELGPRGVAVLKRSGARAVVTLGPVRVDGAHALLMDHDAVGRCAGAHLHAAGRRRIGVVVPKEPGLEAYSRPRLAGVREAVHGTDAAVTELPLAYTEQAAAQLAARCRELNLDAVFAYNDEYAMLLMRALQDEGLRIPEDMAVIGADDLMLGRLLRPRLSTVHIELPSGHDLAELVDRAVRDPGGEPEVHAVLGASVIRRESS; encoded by the coding sequence ATGCGGTCTGTCATGGTGCAGATACCGAACACGCCCACGAGCGCCGACGTCGCCCGCCTGGCCGGAGTCTCGCGCGCGACCGTGTCCTATGTCCTCAATAACACCAGCGCCGTCCGGATCAGCGAACCGACGCGCCGGCGCGTCCACGAGGCCGCGCGGGAACTGGGGTACGTGCCCCACGCCGCCGCCCGCAGCCTGCGCGCCGGACACAGCCGTATGGTCCTCATGCCCGCCCCCGCGGTCCCGGTCGGCCCCCTGTACAGCCGATTCCTCGACGAACTCCAGCAGGCGCTCGGCCACCTGGACTACACCGTCGTGCAGTACGGCACGGTCGGCCTGCACGGCGACGAGGCCGCCCGCGCCTGGGCCGAACTGCGGCCCGTCGCCGTCCTGGTGCCCGGCGCCGAACTGGGGCCGCGGGGCGTGGCGGTGCTCAAGCGCTCCGGCGCCCGAGCCGTGGTCACCCTCGGCCCCGTGCGCGTCGACGGCGCACACGCCCTGCTGATGGACCACGACGCGGTCGGCCGCTGCGCGGGCGCCCACCTCCACGCCGCCGGCCGGCGCCGGATCGGTGTCGTGGTGCCCAAGGAGCCCGGCCTGGAGGCCTACTCCCGGCCCCGGCTCGCCGGCGTGCGCGAGGCCGTGCACGGCACGGACGCGGCCGTCACGGAGCTGCCGCTGGCCTACACCGAGCAGGCGGCCGCTCAACTCGCCGCCCGCTGCCGGGAGTTGAATCTCGACGCGGTCTTCGCCTACAACGACGAGTACGCGATGCTGCTGATGCGGGCCCTGCAGGACGAGGGCCTGCGCATCCCCGAGGACATGGCCGTGATCGGCGCCGACGATCTGATGCTGGGGCGGCTGCTGCGGCCCCGGCTCAGCACGGTCCACATCGAACTGCCCTCGGGCCATGACCTCGCCGAACTGGTCGACCGCGCGGTGCGCGACCCCGGCGGTGAGCCGGAGGTGCACGCAGTGCTGGGGGCCTCGGTGATCCGGCGCGAGTCCAGCTGA
- a CDS encoding tetratricopeptide repeat protein: METTYYHHGTPAERWERAQQFFDAKDYAGAARVLTGLVEEVPEQTGPRLLLARAYYHSAQLRRAEAELRVIVERDPVEHYARLLLGRTLERQARHEEAQAHLRIASALAGDFPQD, from the coding sequence GTGGAGACGACGTACTACCACCACGGCACGCCGGCCGAGCGCTGGGAGCGCGCGCAGCAGTTCTTCGACGCCAAGGACTACGCGGGTGCGGCACGGGTGCTGACCGGGCTGGTCGAGGAGGTGCCGGAGCAGACCGGACCCCGGCTGCTGCTGGCCCGCGCCTACTACCACTCGGCCCAACTGCGCCGCGCCGAAGCCGAACTGCGGGTCATCGTGGAACGCGACCCGGTGGAGCACTACGCCCGGCTGCTGCTGGGCCGCACCCTCGAACGGCAGGCCCGGCACGAGGAGGCGCAAGCGCACCTGCGGATCGCCTCGGCGCTCGCGGGCGACTTCCCGCAGGACTGA
- a CDS encoding dihydrolipoyl dehydrogenase family protein: MTETESIAYDVVVLGAGPVGENVADRTRAAGLTTAVVENELVGGECSYWACMPSKALLRPVIAQADARRLPGLAPAVQGPLDTPAVLARRDEYTSHWKDDGQVAWVEGIGADLYRGHGRLAGARTVTVTAPDGTVTTLTARHAVAVATGTRAQLPDLPGLAEVKPWTSREATSAKAAPARLIVVGGGVVATEMATAWQAFGSQVTLLVRGKGLLNRMEPFAGELVAEALTEAGADVRTGTSVESVTRQDGTVVAVTAAGDRLEADEILFATGRVPHTDDIGLDTVGLEPGSWLDVDDSLRVTGTDWLYAVGDVNHRALLTHQGKYQARIAGAAIAARAAGGTPPEEPWGAHAATADHHAVPQVVFTDPEAAAVGLSLAEAEQAGHRVRAVDVEFSSVAGAGLYADGYKGRARMVVDLEDEILRGVTFVGPGVGELIHSATVAVAGRVPVGRLWHAVPSYPTLSEVWLRLLEAYRDN, from the coding sequence ATGACGGAAACGGAATCCATCGCGTACGACGTCGTGGTGCTCGGGGCCGGGCCCGTGGGGGAGAACGTCGCCGACCGCACGCGCGCGGCCGGCCTCACCACCGCGGTCGTGGAGAACGAGCTGGTCGGCGGCGAGTGTTCGTACTGGGCGTGCATGCCCAGCAAGGCCCTGCTGCGGCCGGTGATCGCCCAGGCGGACGCCCGCCGCCTGCCCGGCCTGGCCCCGGCGGTCCAGGGCCCGCTCGACACCCCGGCGGTCCTCGCCCGCCGAGACGAGTACACCTCCCACTGGAAGGACGACGGCCAGGTCGCCTGGGTGGAGGGCATCGGCGCCGACCTGTACCGCGGCCACGGCCGGCTCGCCGGCGCCCGTACGGTCACCGTGACCGCCCCCGACGGCACGGTCACCACCCTCACCGCCCGGCACGCCGTCGCCGTCGCGACCGGCACCCGTGCCCAGCTGCCCGATCTGCCGGGCCTGGCCGAGGTGAAGCCGTGGACCAGCCGCGAGGCGACCAGCGCCAAGGCGGCCCCTGCCCGGCTGATCGTCGTCGGCGGCGGTGTCGTCGCCACCGAGATGGCCACCGCCTGGCAGGCCTTCGGCTCCCAGGTCACCCTCCTGGTCCGGGGCAAGGGGCTGCTGAACCGGATGGAGCCGTTCGCCGGGGAACTCGTCGCCGAGGCACTCACCGAGGCGGGCGCGGACGTCCGCACCGGTACGTCGGTGGAGTCCGTCACCCGCCAGGACGGCACGGTCGTCGCCGTCACCGCCGCCGGCGACCGGCTGGAGGCCGACGAGATCCTCTTCGCCACCGGCCGCGTCCCGCACACCGACGACATCGGCCTGGACACCGTCGGCCTGGAACCCGGCTCCTGGCTGGACGTGGACGACAGCCTGCGCGTCACCGGCACCGACTGGCTGTACGCCGTCGGCGACGTCAACCACCGCGCCCTGCTCACCCACCAGGGCAAGTACCAGGCCCGTATCGCCGGCGCCGCCATCGCGGCCCGCGCCGCCGGCGGCACCCCGCCGGAGGAGCCCTGGGGCGCGCACGCCGCCACCGCCGACCATCACGCCGTGCCCCAGGTCGTCTTCACCGACCCGGAGGCCGCCGCCGTCGGTCTCTCCCTCGCCGAAGCGGAACAGGCCGGGCACCGCGTCCGCGCCGTGGACGTCGAGTTCTCCTCGGTCGCCGGCGCGGGCCTGTACGCCGACGGCTACAAGGGCCGCGCCCGGATGGTCGTGGACCTGGAGGACGAGATCCTGCGCGGCGTCACCTTCGTCGGCCCCGGCGTCGGCGAACTCATCCACTCCGCGACCGTCGCCGTCGCTGGCCGCGTCCCGGTCGGCCGGCTGTGGCACGCCGTCCCGTCGTACCCGACACTGAGCGAGGTATGGCTGCGGCTGCTGGAGGCGTACCGGGACAACTGA
- a CDS encoding TetR family transcriptional regulator, producing the protein MLYAGFMSAALPPFPMPEEPLDTPELLQVAPPSLEEPCLRADAARNRAALLEAAARLIAEHGVAGVTMEAVAAAAKVGKGTVFRRFGDRTGLLMALLDHADRRLQADFMGGPPPLGPGAPPVDRLRAFGVAVLYRSAEQLDLQLAAQPEPTRRFSHPAMGARRMHVTMLLRQIVPDADCELLAQTLLASLDPALIHYRTRQCGMPMARLEAGWIDLVARVTGTEPLR; encoded by the coding sequence ATGCTTTACGCTGGGTTCATGTCCGCCGCGCTGCCGCCCTTCCCGATGCCCGAGGAGCCCCTCGACACGCCTGAGCTGCTGCAGGTCGCACCCCCCTCCTTGGAGGAGCCGTGCCTGCGCGCCGACGCGGCCCGCAACCGGGCCGCGCTGCTGGAGGCCGCCGCCCGGCTGATCGCCGAGCACGGGGTGGCCGGCGTCACCATGGAGGCCGTGGCCGCGGCGGCCAAGGTGGGCAAGGGCACCGTGTTCCGCCGCTTCGGCGACCGTACGGGGCTGCTGATGGCCCTGCTCGACCACGCCGACCGGCGGCTCCAGGCCGACTTCATGGGCGGGCCCCCGCCGCTGGGCCCCGGCGCGCCGCCGGTGGACCGGCTCCGGGCCTTCGGCGTGGCGGTGCTGTACCGGTCGGCCGAGCAGCTCGACCTCCAGCTGGCCGCCCAGCCGGAGCCCACCCGCCGCTTCTCCCATCCGGCGATGGGGGCGCGGCGCATGCACGTCACGATGCTGCTGCGGCAGATCGTGCCGGACGCCGACTGCGAACTTCTGGCCCAGACACTGCTGGCCTCGCTCGACCCGGCCCTGATCCACTACCGGACCCGGCAGTGCGGAATGCCCATGGCGCGGCTGGAGGCCGGCTGGATCGACCTGGTCGCCCGGGTGACCGGCACGGAGCCGCTCCGCTGA
- the trxA gene encoding thioredoxin — MSSTVELTKENFDQTVTENEFVLIDFWASWCGPCRQFAPVYEKAAEANPDLVFGKVDTEAQPELAAAFEIRSIPTLMIVRDKIAVYSQPGALPEAALTDIIGQARNLDMDEVRKSVAAQQGGAQ; from the coding sequence ATGAGCAGCACCGTGGAGCTGACCAAGGAGAACTTCGACCAGACGGTCACCGAGAACGAGTTCGTTCTCATCGACTTCTGGGCGTCCTGGTGCGGGCCGTGCCGGCAGTTCGCGCCGGTCTACGAGAAGGCTGCCGAGGCCAACCCCGACCTGGTCTTCGGCAAGGTGGACACCGAGGCCCAGCCGGAGCTGGCGGCGGCCTTCGAGATCCGGTCGATCCCGACGCTGATGATCGTCCGCGACAAGATCGCCGTGTACTCCCAGCCGGGTGCCCTGCCCGAGGCCGCGCTGACGGACATCATCGGGCAGGCCCGGAACCTGGACATGGACGAGGTCCGCAAGAGCGTCGCCGCCCAGCAGGGCGGGGCGCAGTAA
- a CDS encoding type II toxin-antitoxin system PemK/MazF family toxin — protein MSTFTEENVPGRYGPHATTEADPREVGRVRTEYSPAHDGDPDPGEIVWTWVPFEENDGRGKDRPVLVVARETAGTFLAVQLTSKRHDGDRDYVAIGSGPWDRSDRDSWVDVDRVLRLHEEGMRREACALDRMRFDLVRRRLHERYGWT, from the coding sequence GTGAGCACGTTTACCGAAGAGAACGTCCCCGGCCGGTACGGCCCCCACGCCACCACCGAGGCCGACCCGCGCGAGGTCGGCCGGGTGCGCACCGAGTACTCCCCGGCCCACGACGGCGACCCCGACCCCGGCGAGATCGTGTGGACCTGGGTGCCCTTCGAGGAGAACGACGGCCGGGGCAAGGACCGCCCGGTGCTGGTCGTCGCCCGCGAGACGGCCGGCACCTTCCTCGCCGTACAGCTGACCAGCAAGCGGCACGACGGCGACCGGGACTACGTGGCGATCGGCAGCGGGCCGTGGGACCGCTCCGACCGGGACTCCTGGGTGGACGTGGACCGCGTGCTGCGCCTGCACGAGGAGGGCATGCGCCGCGAGGCCTGCGCGCTGGACCGGATGCGGTTCGACCTGGTCCGCCGGCGCCTGCACGAGCGCTACGGCTGGACCTGA
- a CDS encoding NADPH-dependent FMN reductase → MSVRILALVGSLRAGSHNRQLAEAAVKLAPEGAEVVLFEGLAEIPFYNEDIDTEGSVPATAAKLREAAQASDAFLLFSPEYNGTIPAVLKNAIDWLSRPYGAGAFGGKPVAVVGTAFGQYGGVWAQDEARKAVGIAGGKVIEDIKLSIPGSVVRFAETHPVDDAEVAAQLTEVVARLHGNVGETAAA, encoded by the coding sequence ATGTCTGTTCGCATCCTCGCGCTCGTCGGCAGCCTCCGCGCCGGTTCGCACAACCGCCAGCTCGCCGAGGCGGCCGTCAAGCTCGCTCCCGAGGGCGCCGAGGTCGTGCTCTTCGAGGGCCTGGCCGAGATCCCGTTCTACAACGAGGACATCGACACCGAGGGCAGCGTCCCGGCCACCGCCGCGAAGCTGCGTGAGGCCGCCCAGGCCTCCGACGCCTTCCTGCTGTTCTCGCCCGAGTACAACGGCACCATCCCGGCCGTCCTGAAGAACGCCATCGACTGGCTGTCCCGCCCGTACGGCGCCGGCGCCTTCGGCGGCAAGCCCGTCGCCGTGGTCGGCACCGCCTTCGGCCAGTACGGCGGCGTGTGGGCGCAGGACGAGGCCCGCAAGGCCGTGGGCATCGCCGGCGGCAAGGTGATCGAGGACATCAAGCTGTCCATCCCGGGCTCCGTGGTCCGCTTCGCGGAGACCCACCCGGTGGACGACGCCGAGGTCGCCGCCCAGCTGACCGAGGTCGTCGCCCGTCTGCACGGCAACGTGGGCGAGACCGCGGCCGCCTGA
- a CDS encoding helix-turn-helix transcriptional regulator translates to MTTRESSRRLAVLDALRAAPSPLGVAETARRLGVHPNTVRFHLDSLVAEGLVERRTERSPGPGRPRTVYTARPGMDRGGIRDYRLLARVLLSRWAAADPAEARAEAMETGRAWGGYLVDPPPPFEQPTAERSVAALLALLDELGFAPRAEGEPTPGAPPRRIRLRHCPFLELAEEHGRLVCPLHLGLMQGALARLDAPLTATGLEPFAEPDSCVAHLAGATAA, encoded by the coding sequence GTGACCACACGGGAGAGCTCACGGCGCCTGGCGGTGCTGGACGCGCTGCGCGCCGCACCCTCGCCGCTCGGTGTCGCGGAGACGGCACGGCGGCTGGGCGTCCACCCCAACACGGTCCGGTTCCACCTGGATTCCCTGGTGGCCGAGGGTCTGGTCGAGCGCCGTACCGAGCGCTCCCCGGGACCCGGCCGGCCCCGTACCGTCTACACCGCGCGTCCCGGCATGGACCGCGGCGGCATCCGGGACTACCGGCTCCTCGCCCGCGTCCTGCTCAGCCGGTGGGCGGCCGCCGATCCGGCCGAGGCGCGCGCGGAGGCGATGGAGACCGGCCGCGCCTGGGGCGGATACCTGGTGGACCCGCCGCCCCCGTTCGAGCAGCCGACAGCCGAGCGCTCGGTGGCCGCGCTTCTCGCCCTGCTCGACGAGCTGGGCTTCGCGCCACGGGCGGAAGGGGAGCCGACACCCGGCGCGCCGCCGCGGCGGATCCGGCTGCGGCACTGTCCCTTCCTGGAACTCGCCGAGGAGCACGGCCGGTTGGTCTGCCCGCTCCATCTCGGCCTGATGCAGGGCGCGTTGGCCCGCCTGGACGCGCCCCTGACCGCCACCGGCCTGGAGCCCTTTGCCGAACCGGACTCCTGCGTCGCCCACTTGGCCGGCGCCACCGCTGCCTGA
- a CDS encoding universal stress protein produces MFQRILVAVDSGPAHHSAVRLAGELAKLAGSEVRVLHVIASAATLATVVPLEDDAEGRAVLDEAVAALGDLDVKADGVLVRGLTTQVATTIAESAAEFGADLIVLSPHHRGVVEALFTPRVSDAVAHTSRTPVLLAPEDEHLA; encoded by the coding sequence ATGTTCCAGCGCATCCTGGTCGCCGTCGATTCCGGTCCCGCCCATCACTCCGCCGTACGGCTGGCGGGCGAGCTGGCCAAGCTGGCCGGTTCCGAGGTCCGGGTCCTGCATGTCATCGCGTCCGCCGCCACGCTCGCCACGGTCGTCCCGTTGGAGGACGACGCCGAGGGCAGGGCCGTGCTCGACGAGGCCGTGGCGGCCCTGGGCGACCTGGACGTCAAGGCCGACGGCGTGCTGGTCCGCGGCCTGACCACCCAGGTCGCCACCACGATCGCGGAGTCGGCCGCGGAGTTCGGCGCCGACCTCATCGTGCTGAGCCCCCATCACCGGGGCGTCGTGGAGGCCCTGTTCACCCCGCGGGTCAGCGACGCCGTCGCGCACACGAGCCGCACGCCGGTCCTGCTGGCGCCGGAGGACGAGCACCTGGCCTGA
- a CDS encoding MarR family winged helix-turn-helix transcriptional regulator has protein sequence MSNGSEGATPGFLVWRLSMKWRVAVDRAVAPLGLTHAQYALLASLYGMHRTGLRPSQRRLADQIGLEALYVSKLARGLESAGLLERTRDPADPRAVQLALTEQGREVTAKAIGVVQGLLRQLLAPLGGLGSPRTREFTRELRTLLDAPLDPFGTTDHETEQP, from the coding sequence ATGAGCAACGGTTCCGAAGGAGCCACGCCCGGCTTCCTGGTGTGGCGGCTGTCGATGAAGTGGCGGGTCGCGGTGGACCGCGCGGTGGCCCCGCTGGGGCTGACACACGCGCAGTACGCGCTGCTGGCCTCGCTGTACGGCATGCACCGCACCGGACTGCGGCCCAGCCAGCGCCGGCTCGCCGACCAGATCGGGCTGGAGGCGCTCTACGTCTCCAAGCTGGCCCGCGGCCTGGAGTCGGCCGGCCTTCTCGAACGCACCCGGGACCCGGCCGACCCGCGCGCCGTCCAGCTGGCGCTCACCGAGCAGGGACGCGAGGTCACCGCGAAGGCGATCGGCGTCGTCCAGGGGCTGCTGCGGCAGCTGCTGGCCCCACTCGGCGGACTCGGCAGCCCGCGCACGCGGGAGTTCACCCGCGAGCTCAGAACCCTGCTCGACGCACCGCTTGACCCGTTCGGCACCACCGATCACGAGACGGAGCAGCCATGA
- a CDS encoding MarR family transcriptional regulator produces MTTTTAPRVDPRVIALAHYAGRAVLERVLVRHGIDFLQSVTLRLTVVADGPVERAGLVADVVGAVKVAEADAHRAIDALTAAGLVSAEEPSHVRVTDAGRELYATTSAATAPITARIYAGISEEDRAVAGRVLALIAERADAELAALSTRNS; encoded by the coding sequence ATGACCACCACCACCGCACCCCGCGTCGACCCCCGCGTCATCGCCCTCGCCCACTACGCGGGCCGGGCCGTCCTGGAGCGCGTCCTCGTCCGGCACGGCATCGACTTCCTGCAGTCCGTCACGCTCCGGCTGACGGTCGTGGCCGACGGCCCGGTCGAGCGGGCCGGCCTCGTCGCCGACGTCGTCGGCGCGGTGAAGGTCGCCGAGGCCGACGCCCACCGCGCGATCGACGCGCTGACGGCCGCCGGGCTGGTGTCGGCCGAGGAGCCGTCCCACGTGCGCGTCACGGACGCCGGACGGGAGCTGTACGCCACGACCTCCGCCGCGACCGCCCCGATCACCGCCCGGATCTACGCGGGCATCTCCGAGGAGGACCGGGCCGTGGCCGGGCGCGTCCTGGCCTTGATCGCGGAGCGGGCCGACGCGGAGCTGGCCGCTCTGAGCACACGGAACAGTTAG